CCGCCATAGGCTTTCCTGTATTTTCTTCCTGCAATCGGGTGCTTGCGGGCATTGGTCCGGATCATTGCGGCATCCATCTTTTTCCCCGCGGCGACCCGTTGCACATGTTCAAAGGCGATCCGAGCCCCTTCTTCATCGTCCAGATGGATATCGTACCCGTGTACGAGCACCAGCATATCGATCGGCTGGGGATAGGTAAGCAGGGAGTAAAAGGAATCCACGCCGCCGGAAAAACACAGGGCCCTTTTGCGGCCCGGCACCCTGCCGGAGGAGCTGTCCGGATCCATCGATTCGATGTTAACCGGCTGCCAGCCCAGCAAATCCGAAAAAAGATTCACCAACTTCCGCGCATTCGCAAGCCATTCAGGACATAGCGGATCCTCGAAAACCAGATCGCGTCCGAGACTCATCGCCGGCACAAGCAGGATGCTGCCGAACCCTTCGGGCGACAATCGCAGCTCCGTATGCGAGGATTCGAACCAGAGAGGCACCCCGTCGACCTCTGCGGAAACACGCGAAACCCCTTCGCGGTGGTTCGCATAAGCGAGTTTGCTGACAATAATCCGTTCCAATGTCCCTCCCTCAATACCTGCAGCAGCAGGTCATCCGATCTTTATTTGTCGGGCAAACCAAGCATGGCCCGCGCCTCGGACGGTTCGGCGACCTCCCGACCAAGCTCGGAACTCAGATGTACGATTCGCCGAATCAACTGTTCGTTGGTCGCCAGCTGTTGCCGGGCATGATCGTAGTACAGATTGTCCTCCAACCCAACCCGGATGTGTCCCCCGGAGAGGATGGATGCGGTGTTCATCTTGAGCTGAAAACGTCCGATACCAGCGGCCGCCCAATGAACCGCACGGGGCAGATTCTTGACCATGCAGCTCAAATCGAACAAGGTAGCGGGCGTCGAATAGAGCGACCCGAGCAGAATATTCATATAGAGAGGGGATGTTAAAACGCCTCGCCGTAACAAAACTTTTACCGCGTGAACCATTCCCGGATCAAAAACTTCCACTTCCGGAACGATACCGGAGTTTCGCATTTTAATCGCCAGCGATTCGATCATCTCCGGCGTATTCACAGACGCCTGTTCCGGAAAGTTCAACGACCCCAGGGTCAGACTTGCCATATCGGGCTTGGCTTTTCCCGTCAGTTCAAGCACTTCAGAGCGGCATTCAAAGGTATTATGCCGTCGACCGCTGGTGGAAACGCAAAGAATCGCAGCCGGACAATGCTCCCGTATGCCGAGAATCATACGCTCATACAAGTCTTTCCGGTAGGTCGGTTCGCCGTTTTCATCGCGGGCATGCAGATGCACGATGGACGCTCCGGCCCGAAGGCAACGAACCGCATCATCAACGATTTCTTCCGGAGAAAGCGGCACATACGGGGAGTCTTTGCGACCGGGAATCATGCCGGTAATCGCCGCATTGATAATCAGCTTGGGATAAGGCGTCGCAGGATAGGGAATCTCCAACCCGGACAAGTCATTCATCCGCCGCAACCTCCCGCGATTGTCTGGCCCACTTTTCCAAGTCGACTCGCAAGGTCGTCCAGCAGTCGATATCCGGCGCACTGTATTCGTGCACTTTTTTCAGCCGCCCGACTTCCTCATATCCGAAATGTTTTTTATACCACGCAATGCTTTTCGGCAAATCGCAATTGGTGGTCAGGATCTTGATCCCACGACAGGCCATCTCCTTCATCCGAAAGGTTTGCAGCTTCAAACCCAGCCCCAATCCGCGGCAATCCCTGTCCACCGCCATCAGCTCGGTTTTGGCCTCGGTATCGGAAAGAATTTTGTATCCGCAAAACCCGACGACCCGCCCCTTCATCCGCACCACAAAATAATTTTCCCAGCTGATTTCAGGCATTTCCGCGGATGGCACATAATGCATGTTCACCTGTTTCAGCAACGCCATTACCTGCGGTTTGTCCGCCTCTTGTATTTTTTCTATGGTCATGCGCACCGACCTTCCGTTTGTTGTTTTTGGCGAAACGGTACTCGGAGCCTTTAGCATGTCTTAGGGATCATTGTCAAAAATATTATAATTTTTGTATGCGTTTTGACCCCAGAGTCGGTTTGACAATAACCGTGCAGGTCATTCCGGCCGCAAGCGGCACCTCCTCGGGAACCTCGTCGATCCGCACCCGTACCGGCACCCGTTGCGCCAGTCGCACCCAGTTGAAGACGGGATTGACATTGGCCAAAAGTTCGCTGCCGGTGGGATTATCCCTGTCGGTGATACCGCGTGCGAGACTTTCGATATGCCCATGAAGAGGTGTCTCGGAACTCATAAGTCTGATTTCCACCGGATCCTCCCGCTGCAGCAGGCGCAGTTTATTTTCTTCGAAGTACCCGTAAATCCAGAACGAGTTTTTATCGACCACCGCCAGTTTCGGCGTGCCCGCGGTGACATAATCGCCGGGATGGATGGCAAGGTTTGTAATGTAGCCGTCTACGGGCGCGCGCACCTCGGTACGCTGAAGGTTAAGCTCCGCCACAGCGCACGCCGCCTGCGCTTCTTCATAAAGTGCCTCAGCGGCATCAGCCTGGGCCCGTGAGTTCTCCCGATTTTCATTGGAGATCACCTTTCCCCCCAGCTGTGCGCGCCGCTCGAACTCCCGGCTGCGCATGACCATGGTCGCTTTACTGGCCGCCAGGCGCGCCCTGGTCTGGGCCAGCGCCAGACGGTAGCGTTCCTGATCGATGGTGAAGAGCAGGTCCCCTTTATGCACAAGCTGATTATCATGCACCGCCATGCTGGCAACGATGCCGGAGACATCGGCCGCAACCTTGATGATATCGGCCCGCACGCGACCATCCCGGGTCCAGGGTGAATTCATGTAGCGTTGCCACAAGGCAATGCTGGTAAGTATGGCGGCTGAGAAGATGATCAGCGTAACGGCGATACTCGATATGGTTTTCAGTTTATGTGTTTGCATGGAACAACCTCTATAGGAACAGATGAAAAACAGTTATCCGCCAGATGTTCAAAGAAACTTCCAGGGGAACAAAGCGCAGCGGTTGGTGATCGTCTGGAAATCAGTTCAGAATAAACAGGCCACAGACTGCGAACATGCAGACGAAAAGGCTTACCTGAAACAGGGGTGGATGCCATACATGGCGATAAACACCGAGGCGGTTCAATAACCCATTCAGAACAGCCTGCAGGGCAATGCACAGAATAAACACGACAAAAAGCGTTGGGACCAAAGCGTCTAACAAAGCGAATTCACGCGGCATACGAAATCTCTCCTCGGTGGCGCGGGGCGGGGCCGTTGGTGCTGGCTGCCAGAGCGGTTTCATCATCAAGCAGGGCTATACGAATAAAATGGAGGGAGGTCGTCATCTGGTGCAGGTCGCCATCCAGAAGATGCCCGGCAGTTTCGCGATTCTGCTGTGAGCGGATAGCATCGATGGCATTCTCAACGCCGGTAATGGCTGCGGCATGGTTGCCGCCGGTCGGTCGCCGGAACAGTTGTTGGATTAAAGCGATGCTTTCATCAACTTCTTTGAGGCGTAGTTGCTGTGACATGTTTTGCGCTGCCTGGCGCAGGTGAATCACGGCGCGACCTGTCTCCAAGGCCAGGAACATCCAATCGAGGGCGTTTTGATCCGGAGAGTTTTGAGCACTTTGTCCGGCGGCGATTTTCTGCAACAGGTCGCGGGTGCCGCTCTCGAAACGATGTTCAAGCCCGGACAACGGAGCGGAACAGACCTTCAATACCTGCCGTCGCAGCATTTTGGGAATGCGGTGTTTGAACCAAGAGCCGGTCGGAGGTATAAAAATTGCGAACATAACCGCGGCAGCAGCCAAACCGAGCATCAGCGCATTGCCGAAATTGAGCATATACATGGGATCGTACTGCATGCTGTTGCTCGGTGCGATCATGAAACATACCATGACACTGTAGGCGAGGCTGTAATTGGCGGTTTTCGGTGACATGGCCAGCCATGATCCGACAAGCAGAAACGGAACCAGGACGGCGCACAGCATGCCGAATCCGCTCAGATGTGGCAAAATCAAGAATTTACAGATAAATGCCGCCGGGAAACCCAATGCGTGGCCGATAAGACCTCCTGTCAATGCTTTGGTGGGGTCGGGGGCCGGGGCGAACAGGGAGCACCCGATAGCTACGCTCATCACGGCGACATTCCCGTACTGCCAGGACGTGCCGATCCAGAACATCGAGATCAGAAACAATGTGAGCATGGCGCGAATACCGTTCAGGATTGCTACCGCGGGATCGGTACGGGAAGCGAAATGCAGGTCTTCACTCCCCAGGGGGCTGTGTTCCTCCGGCCCGGCGGCATAGGCTCCGGTGTAGTCTTGAATCTCCTGTGCCAGACGCCGGATCAGTTCGACGCCGGTAACAAAATCAAGAGTCGTTGGGCTATCCGGAGGAGTGCCGAGATCATGGTGCAGAGCCGCCACCCTCTCATCCAGGGTCGCATTGTAGGCGGCAATACGCCGTGAGGATCGGTGTGCCTCCGCTTCGGTACGGGCAGGCTCACCATCATTGAGCAGGGCCTCGGCCAACGATTCAGCCAGCAAAACCAGTCCCGGAGCGGCTGGAGATTCGGCCTTCTGCAATCGTTTCATAAGCTGGTCAATCGAATGGAGGGTGGTCGATGCCGCCATGAAATCCCTGTTCATCCGGCGCAGGCGGGCATCCCCCCGGGGTGTTTGCGTTGTTTCCAGGAGGGAGGCGCCGCGCAGGGATTCGAGGGTAAGCACGCTATGGATGAAGCGCAGATGCGTGCCCTCAACATCCCGGGGGCTCATCTTTCCTGTGAACAGAGCCTGCACAAAGCCGCAAAATTCCGTATAGCGGCTTTGTACGCTGCGCACAATGGTGCTGCCAAGATGTTGCGGAAAAATCAGGTCGCCGACCAAGCCGGCACAGAGAATCCCGACCGCGACCTCGGAAATGCGATTGCTTGCATAAGCGAAAAAGGACATCGGATGATTGACAAGGCTTAGCCCGACCATGGCTGCGGTGTAACCTGCCAGGGTGAAACCGTAACAGCGAAAATTGCGGTTAAGGGCGGCACCTGCGGTACAGAACCCTACCCACAGCGACAAGCCCAGCAAAAAAAGGACCCTTTGCTGCGGAAACAGGGCAAAGAGAACCAGACAGGCCGCTGCGCCGAAGAGGGTCCCCAAGATACGATAAGCGCTTTTGGTGAGGACCATGCCGGATTGCGGATGCATGAGGACATAAACGGTAACCATCGCCGTTGACGGTTGCCCCAGTTCGAAACGCAGGGATACCCACATGGCCAGCAGTACGGCCAAGGTCTGTTTTAGAGCAAACAACCAAATGGCGGCCTCCTTACCCGTTTGGGCAGCCACCCCTTTCACCGCCGCCAGCAGGTCAAATCGCCTCGGTCTGCGAATGGTGCTTTTCATGGTCGCTTCGCCAGTACGATCGTGTCGGAGGTCTGCGTACCTGGGTCTGCTGCCCCGGTTGCGAAACCGGCGTGTGAGCTGTTGGAGTCCGCTCCGCCACCGAGGGCCTGCATCAGCAGGGCGTGGGCGTCAAGCCTGCGAGCTTCGACCTTCGCTTTGCGCAGAGCCTCGACAAGAGTCTGATTCTGGGCATTGAGGACATCCAGGTAATTGGTGAGGCCGGCACGGTAGCCGCGCATGGCGATGTCATAGGCCCGCTTGGCCAGGGCATTTGCTTTATCCGCCTCGGAACGTTGTTTGTCCAGGGAACGAAGCGTAACGAGGGCATCGGATACCGACTGCAATGCCTCAAGCAGGGTCGCGTTGTAAGACTCCACGGCTTCATCGTAATCGGCGGTTGCGACTCCCAGTTCACTGCGCAGGCGCCCCCCCTCAAAAATAGGCAGGGTGATCGCGGGACCGAACCCGTGCGCCAGCGTCCCGGCGGACATGAATTGAGCGAATCCCAGAGCCGACCATCCGATATAGGCCGTGAGATTGATATTCGGATAAAACGCGGCTTTCGCCGTCTTGATACTCTTGCCGGCCGACTCGACCCTCCAACGCTGGGCTGCCACATCGGGTCGCCGGCCCAAAAGATCGGCAGGCAGCGTCGAAGGCAGTTGAATCGGCACATCCAGTATCGGAGACGGACGCACAATCGCCTCGCCGTAGCCCGGTCCTCTTCCGGTCAGAGTGCTCAACTGATTATGTAGCAGCAAAATGGCTTCCGTTATGCTTTCCAGTTCGGCTCGTGCCGCCGGCACCGGCGTTTCGGCCTGGCTTCGTTCAAATTCCGTGGCCAGGCCGGCAACTTCTCGCGCTTGTGTAATGGCAAGGATATCCCGGCGCTGTTGCAAAGTAGTACGGGCAATGTCCCGCGCCGTATACTGCAGGGATAAAGCGATGTAGGTACGCACAACGGCGGTTTCAAGGTTGAGTTTTACGAGACGCGCCTCGGCCTCGGCAACCTTCACCTTGCCCAGGGCCGCTTCAAGGGCACTGCGGTTTTTTCCC
This DNA window, taken from Syntrophotalea carbinolica DSM 2380, encodes the following:
- a CDS encoding 3-keto-5-aminohexanoate cleavage protein codes for the protein MNDLSGLEIPYPATPYPKLIINAAITGMIPGRKDSPYVPLSPEEIVDDAVRCLRAGASIVHLHARDENGEPTYRKDLYERMILGIREHCPAAILCVSTSGRRHNTFECRSEVLELTGKAKPDMASLTLGSLNFPEQASVNTPEMIESLAIKMRNSGIVPEVEVFDPGMVHAVKVLLRRGVLTSPLYMNILLGSLYSTPATLFDLSCMVKNLPRAVHWAAAGIGRFQLKMNTASILSGGHIRVGLEDNLYYDHARQQLATNEQLIRRIVHLSSELGREVAEPSEARAMLGLPDK
- a CDS encoding GNAT family N-acetyltransferase, yielding MTIEKIQEADKPQVMALLKQVNMHYVPSAEMPEISWENYFVVRMKGRVVGFCGYKILSDTEAKTELMAVDRDCRGLGLGLKLQTFRMKEMACRGIKILTTNCDLPKSIAWYKKHFGYEEVGRLKKVHEYSAPDIDCWTTLRVDLEKWARQSREVAADE
- a CDS encoding efflux RND transporter periplasmic adaptor subunit, with the protein product MQTHKLKTISSIAVTLIIFSAAILTSIALWQRYMNSPWTRDGRVRADIIKVAADVSGIVASMAVHDNQLVHKGDLLFTIDQERYRLALAQTRARLAASKATMVMRSREFERRAQLGGKVISNENRENSRAQADAAEALYEEAQAACAVAELNLQRTEVRAPVDGYITNLAIHPGDYVTAGTPKLAVVDKNSFWIYGYFEENKLRLLQREDPVEIRLMSSETPLHGHIESLARGITDRDNPTGSELLANVNPVFNWVRLAQRVPVRVRIDEVPEEVPLAAGMTCTVIVKPTLGSKRIQKL
- a CDS encoding DUF1656 domain-containing protein, whose translation is MMKPLWQPAPTAPPRATEERFRMPREFALLDALVPTLFVVFILCIALQAVLNGLLNRLGVYRHVWHPPLFQVSLFVCMFAVCGLFILN
- a CDS encoding FUSC family protein, which codes for MKSTIRRPRRFDLLAAVKGVAAQTGKEAAIWLFALKQTLAVLLAMWVSLRFELGQPSTAMVTVYVLMHPQSGMVLTKSAYRILGTLFGAAACLVLFALFPQQRVLFLLGLSLWVGFCTAGAALNRNFRCYGFTLAGYTAAMVGLSLVNHPMSFFAYASNRISEVAVGILCAGLVGDLIFPQHLGSTIVRSVQSRYTEFCGFVQALFTGKMSPRDVEGTHLRFIHSVLTLESLRGASLLETTQTPRGDARLRRMNRDFMAASTTLHSIDQLMKRLQKAESPAAPGLVLLAESLAEALLNDGEPARTEAEAHRSSRRIAAYNATLDERVAALHHDLGTPPDSPTTLDFVTGVELIRRLAQEIQDYTGAYAAGPEEHSPLGSEDLHFASRTDPAVAILNGIRAMLTLFLISMFWIGTSWQYGNVAVMSVAIGCSLFAPAPDPTKALTGGLIGHALGFPAAFICKFLILPHLSGFGMLCAVLVPFLLVGSWLAMSPKTANYSLAYSVMVCFMIAPSNSMQYDPMYMLNFGNALMLGLAAAAVMFAIFIPPTGSWFKHRIPKMLRRQVLKVCSAPLSGLEHRFESGTRDLLQKIAAGQSAQNSPDQNALDWMFLALETGRAVIHLRQAAQNMSQQLRLKEVDESIALIQQLFRRPTGGNHAAAITGVENAIDAIRSQQNRETAGHLLDGDLHQMTTSLHFIRIALLDDETALAASTNGPAPRHRGEISYAA
- a CDS encoding efflux transporter outer membrane subunit: MILHSLTTGIYQLPTRALRGVSLFRRSCAHPVKKALFALAAVTLFLPGCARLPGGIEPQAQLLDPNTLDAGSAVRNEAETGSPWPTATWWKAYGDPQLDLLVEQATTDNPSLRLAQARIARARSLAGGAKSVLWPRINSSVVLSREKYLGQTYWDNDALFDFVYNLDLWGKNRSALEAALGKVKVAEAEARLVKLNLETAVVRTYIALSLQYTARDIARTTLQQRRDILAITQAREVAGLATEFERSQAETPVPAARAELESITEAILLLHNQLSTLTGRGPGYGEAIVRPSPILDVPIQLPSTLPADLLGRRPDVAAQRWRVESAGKSIKTAKAAFYPNINLTAYIGWSALGFAQFMSAGTLAHGFGPAITLPIFEGGRLRSELGVATADYDEAVESYNATLLEALQSVSDALVTLRSLDKQRSEADKANALAKRAYDIAMRGYRAGLTNYLDVLNAQNQTLVEALRKAKVEARRLDAHALLMQALGGGADSNSSHAGFATGAADPGTQTSDTIVLAKRP